A DNA window from Trichomycterus rosablanca isolate fTriRos1 chromosome 11, fTriRos1.hap1, whole genome shotgun sequence contains the following coding sequences:
- the lonp2 gene encoding lon protease homolog 2, peroxisomal produces the protein MSSSGGIQIPSRLPLLLTHEGVLLPGSTMRISVNSARNMNLVKSRLLKGTSLKSTIIGVIPNTRDPDQDNQELPTLHSIGTAGLAVQVVGSNWPKPHYTLLITGLCRFRVAELLRERPFPVAVVEQLDRLEQYTEGGELDGELGELSQSFYQAAVQLVGMLDMSVPVVAKLRKLLDSLPRETLPDVLASMIRTSNTEKLQVLDAVDLQERFKKTLPLLTRQIDGLKLLQKTRKPRPDDEKRVLVIRKGGVFPGRQFSLDEEGEDEDGDDIVVLERKVKDAGMSESALRVCLKELKRLKKMPQSMPEYALTRNYLELMVELPWNKSTKDCLDIRAARVLLDNDHYAMEKLKKRVLEYLAVRQLKSSLKGPILCFVGPPGVGKTSVGRSIARTLGREFHRIALGGVCDQSDIRGHRRTYVGSMPGRIINGLKTVSVNNPVFLLDEVDKLGKSLQGDPAAALLEVLDPEQNHSFTDHYLNVSFDLSQVLFIATANTTATIPPALLDRMEVLHVPGYTQEEKVEIAHRHLIPHQLEQHGLTPQQLQIPQDTTQAIISKYTREAGVRSLERKIGAICRAVAVKVAEGHKMSSSESSSESGADQNHVGKKEDSGIAAPPEMPIVIDQAALKDILGPQLFEMEVSERLTLPGVAIGLAWTPLGGEIMFVEASRMEGDGQLTLTGQLGDVMKESAHLAISWLRSNAKIYQLTNIAGCPDPLEGNDIHLHFPAGAVIKDGPSAGVTIVTCLASLFSGRLVRSDVAMTGEITLRGLVLPVGGIKDKVLAAHRAGLKRLILPKRNEKDLEEIPAHIRAVLDFVLASTLDEVLNAAFDGGFPTASITHPQISSKL, from the exons ATGTCTTCCAGCGGTGGCATTCAGATACCCAGTCGTTTACCTTTGTTATTAACACATGAAGGGGTTTTACTGCCCGGGTCGACGATGAGAATTAGCGTGAACTCAGCGAGGAACATGAACCTGGTGAAGAGCAGACTGCTGAAGGGGACTTCGCTCAAGAGCACTATTATAGGAGTGATTCCTAACaccagagaccctgaccaggacaaccAGGAGCTTCCCACTTTACACAG catCGGCACAGCTGGACTGGCGGTTCAGGTAGTGGGCAGTAACTGGCCAAAGCCACACTACACTTTACTCATCACCGGTCTGTGCCGCTTTCGGGTTGCTGAGCTGTTGAGGGAGAGACCGTTTCCTGTGGCTGTGGTGGAGCAGCTGGACAGGCTGGAGCAGTACACAGAGGGAGGAGAGCTGGACGGAGAGCTGGGTGAACTGTCGCAGAGCTTCTATCAGGCTGCAGTGCAG TTGGTGGGGATGCTTGACATGTCGGTCCCTGTAGTGGCGAAGTTGAGGAAACTGCTCGACAGTCTGCCTAGAGAGACTCTGCCTGATGTGCTTGCCTCTATGATCCGCACCTCCAACACCGAGAAGCTCCAG GTGCTAGATGCAGTAGATTTGCAGGAGCGCTTTAAGAAAACTCTCCCTTTGCTCACCAGACAAATCGATGGGCTCAAACTGCTCCAGAAGACTCGCAAACCCAGACCTGATGATGAAAAGAGG GTGCTGGTTATCCGCAAAGGTGGCGTGTTCCCCGGGCGCCAGTTCTCTCTCGATGAAGAGGGTGAGGATGAGGACGGGGACGATATTGTTGTACTGGAAAGGAAGGTGAAGGATGCAGGCATGTCAGAGTCAGCACTACGTGTTTGCCTGAAGGAGCTCAAACG TCTGAAGAAGATGCCTCAGTCAATGCCCGAATATGCTCTTACACGCAACTACCTGGAGCTCATGGTGGAGCTACCGTGGAATAAGAGCACCAAAG ACTGCCTGGACATCCGGGCTGCCCGGGTGCTGCTGGATAACGATCATTACGCCATGGAGAAGCTTAAAAAACGCGTTCTGGAGTACTTGGCTGTACGGCAGCTCAAGAGCTCACTTAAAGGCCCCATCCTGTGCTTTGTGGGGCCTCCAGGTGTGGGCAAAACCAGCGTTGGGCGCTCCATTGCTCGCACTTTGGGCAGGGAGTTCCACCGCATCGCCCTGGGAGGAGTGTGTGACCAGTCAGACATCCGGGGCCACAG ACGCACctacgtgggcagcatgcccgGCCGCATCATCAACGGACTTAAGACTGTTAGCGTTAACAATCCTGTGTTTTTGTTGGATGAAGTGGATAAGTTGGGCAAGAGTCTGCAAGGTGACCCTGCCGCTGCCCTGCTGGAG GTTTTGGACCCGGAGCAGAACCACAGCTTCACTGACCACTACCTTAACGTGTCCTTTGATCTGTCCCAAGTGCTCTTCATTGCTACCGCAAACACCACAGCGACCATCCCCCCTGCACTATTGGACAGAATGGAGGTCCTGCATGTACCAG GGTACACCCAGGAGGAGAAAGTGGAAATCGCTCATCGACACCTGATCCCCCATCAGCTGGAGCAGCATGGCCTCACCCCTCAGCAGCTTCAGATCCCTCAAGACACCACACAGGCGATAATCAGCAA gtacacTCGTGAGGCAGGTGTACGCTCTTTGGAGAGAAAGATTGGGGCCATCTGTCGAGCGGTGGCTGTGAAGGTGGCAGAAGGTCACAAGATGTCAAGCTCAGAGTCATCCAGTGAATCTGGAGCAG ATCAGAATCATGTGGGGAAAAAAGAAGACTCTGGTATAGCTGCTCCTCCAGAGATGCCCATCGTCATCGACCAAGCTGCACTAAAGGATATCCTGGGGCCGCAGCTCTTCGAGATGGAG gtttcAGAGCGTTTGACTCTGCCAGGTGTGGCTATCGGCCTGGCCTGGACTCCGCTCGGCGGGGAGATCATGTTCGTGGAGGCCAGTCGCATGGAGGGTGACGGCCAGCTTACGTTAACCGGCCAGTTGGGCGACGTCATGAAGGAGTCAGCTCACCTGGCTATCAGCTGGCTCCGCAGCAACGCCAAGATCTACCAGCTAACTAACA ttGCAGGCTGTCCTGACCCTCTAGAAGGCAACGATATCCACTTGCACTTCCCAGCAGGTGCAGTCATTAAGGACGGACCCTCAGCCGGGGTCACTATAGTAACGTGTCTCGCCTCTCTGTTCAGCGGGCGTCTGGTGCGCTCGGATGTTGCCATGACTGGAGAGATCACTCTGAGAGGACTGGTGCTGCCG